The sequence AGGCAACACAACAACGGGTTTTGGTGTTTTTGAGTCAAAAACGCTTATTCATACATTCCGTATAAGTACTATAAACCGCACTGATGATGAAGTAACGATACTGCTTTATGATTTGTTTAAGATCAACGGTCTTGATTTTAATATAGAAGGTGCAATTATCAGTTCAGTTGTGCCATATTTAACACAAAAAATCGTAAATGCAATTGAAAAAATATTCAAAGTAAAAACTAAAGAAGTAGGAGCAGGAATAAAAACTGGTGTAAAAATTCTTTACGATAACCCAAAAGAAGTAGGCGCAGATAGAATAGTGAATGCTCTTGCTGCTTATGAAAAGTGTTTGGGTGCTGCAATTGTTGTAGATTTTGGTACGGCTACAACATTTGATTGTGTTAGTGAAAAATGCGAGTACCTGGGCGGTGTTATAGCACCAGGTGTAAATATATCTATGGAATGCTTAAGGGAACACA is a genomic window of Desulfurella sp. containing:
- a CDS encoding type III pantothenate kinase, which translates into the protein MLLVIDVGNTTTGFGVFESKTLIHTFRISTINRTDDEVTILLYDLFKINGLDFNIEGAIISSVVPYLTQKIVNAIEKIFKVKTKEVGAGIKTGVKILYDNPKEVGADRIVNALAAYEKCLGAAIVVDFGTATTFDCVSEKCEYLGGVIAPGVNISMECLREHTAKLPKISLEKPMRIIGKNTIESMRSGIYFGYIEMVEGIIERLKLEM